From the Rhinoderma darwinii isolate aRhiDar2 chromosome 12, aRhiDar2.hap1, whole genome shotgun sequence genome, one window contains:
- the LOC142664746 gene encoding uncharacterized protein LOC142664746, which produces MSYRELLQLAIDESSRINQGIADGRLRSGHRRRQSVEQDEDHDNVPDRRRRRGQVPPRRRLQQDGADRSRSPLRLEPIEQSETTSGRRINSETELRIPGESQSGSTPSTTQERSERLEEPTQDPSTSEPLPNLQPSREGSRSPQQTSNRLVEPTPSTSQLLPNQQSAFETTDSRPVQRRQCRRGRRGRQIDRLPSRTFTENEDIQSCTICLEDYEIGEQVTVLPCSHIFHLPCIAHWIPTNPRCPLCRVHAFQRKRRR; this is translated from the exons atgagttaccgagaactcttgcagcttgcaatagacgaaagttcccggataaatcaag gcattgctgatggaagattaagatctggacatagaaggcgtcagagtgtggagcaggatgaagaccatgacaatgtccccgacaggagacgaaggcgtggtcaagttccaccgcgccgtaggttgcagcaagacggagctgacagaagccggtccccattacgacttgagccaatagaacagtctgaaacgacaagtggccgtcgtattaatagtgagaccgagctcagaattcctggagaatcccaatctgggtctactccatcaactactcaggagagatccgaaaggttggaggaaccaacacaagaccccagcaccagtgagccgctaccaaacctgcagccgtcgagagaaggaagcagatctcctcagcaaacatctaacaggctggtggagccaacaccaagcaccagtcagtTGCTACCCAACCAACAGTCGGCATTtgagaccacagacagcagacctgtgcagagaagacaatgtcggcgaggcaggagaggcaggcagattgatagactcccatctcgaacctttactgaaaacgaagacatccagtcctgcactatatgcctagaggactatgagattggagagcaagtcaccgttctgccatgttctcacatattccatctgccttgtattgcacattggatcccgacaaatccacgctgtcccttgtgccgcgtccatgcctttcaaagaaagaggaggagataa